In Bacillus toyonensis BCT-7112, a single window of DNA contains:
- the guaA gene encoding glutamine-hydrolyzing GMP synthase, whose protein sequence is MKKQHDTIIVLDFGSQYNQLIARRIREFGVYSELHPHTITAEEIKAMNPKGIIFSGGPNSVYGEGALHCDEKIFELGLPIFGICYGMQLMTQHFGGKVERANHREYGKAVLKVENESKLYTNLPEEQVVWMSHGDLVTGLPEGFVVDATSESCPIAGMSNEAKNLYGVQFHPEVRHSEHGNDLIKNFVFGVCGCSEGWNMENFIEVELEKIRETVGDKKVLCALSGGVDSSVVAVLIHKAIGDQLTCIFVDHGLLRKGEAEGVMKTFSEGFHMNVIKVDAQERFMNKLKGVEDPEQKRKIIGNEFIYVFDDEASKLQGMDFLAQGTLYTDIVESGTATAQTIKSHHNVGGLPEDMQFKLIEPLNTLFKDEVRVLGSELGIPDEIVWRQPFPGPGLGIRVLGEITEEKLEIVRESDAILREEIIKAGLDREIWQYFTALPGMRSVGVMGDERTYDYTVGIRAVTSIDGMTADWARIPWDVLEKISVRIVNEVKHVNRIVYDVTSKPPATIEWE, encoded by the coding sequence TTGAAAAAGCAGCACGATACAATTATCGTTTTAGATTTTGGAAGTCAGTACAATCAGTTAATAGCACGTCGAATTCGTGAGTTCGGTGTATACAGTGAACTTCATCCACATACAATTACTGCGGAAGAAATTAAAGCAATGAATCCAAAAGGGATTATTTTCTCTGGTGGACCAAATAGTGTATACGGTGAAGGTGCATTACATTGTGATGAAAAAATCTTTGAACTAGGATTACCGATTTTCGGTATTTGTTACGGTATGCAGCTTATGACACAACACTTCGGTGGTAAAGTAGAACGTGCAAACCACCGTGAGTACGGAAAAGCTGTTCTTAAAGTAGAGAACGAATCAAAATTATATACGAACCTTCCAGAAGAGCAAGTTGTATGGATGAGTCATGGTGACTTAGTAACTGGTTTACCTGAAGGATTCGTAGTAGACGCAACAAGTGAGTCTTGCCCAATTGCTGGTATGAGCAATGAAGCGAAAAACTTATACGGTGTACAATTCCACCCAGAAGTACGTCATTCTGAGCACGGTAACGATTTAATTAAAAACTTCGTATTCGGCGTATGTGGTTGTTCTGAAGGATGGAACATGGAGAACTTTATCGAAGTAGAATTAGAGAAGATCCGTGAAACTGTTGGAGACAAAAAAGTACTATGCGCACTTAGTGGCGGTGTAGATTCTTCTGTTGTAGCAGTATTAATTCATAAAGCAATTGGCGACCAGTTAACATGTATTTTCGTTGACCACGGCTTACTTCGTAAAGGTGAAGCAGAAGGTGTTATGAAAACATTTAGCGAAGGCTTCCATATGAACGTTATTAAAGTGGATGCACAAGAACGCTTTATGAACAAGTTAAAAGGTGTAGAAGATCCAGAACAAAAACGTAAAATTATCGGTAACGAATTCATTTACGTATTTGATGATGAAGCTTCTAAATTACAAGGTATGGACTTCCTAGCACAAGGTACACTTTACACAGACATCGTTGAAAGTGGTACAGCAACTGCACAAACAATTAAATCTCACCATAACGTTGGTGGACTTCCGGAAGACATGCAGTTCAAATTAATTGAGCCTTTAAACACGTTATTTAAAGATGAAGTACGTGTATTAGGATCTGAATTAGGAATTCCTGATGAAATCGTATGGCGTCAACCATTCCCAGGTCCAGGACTTGGTATTCGTGTATTAGGTGAAATCACAGAAGAGAAATTAGAAATCGTTCGTGAATCTGATGCGATTTTACGTGAAGAAATTATTAAAGCGGGCTTAGACCGCGAAATTTGGCAATACTTCACTGCGCTTCCTGGTATGCGTAGCGTAGGTGTTATGGGTGACGAGCGTACTTACGATTACACAGTAGGTATCCGTGCAGTAACATCTATCGACGGTATGACAGCTGACTGGGCACGTATCCCTTGGGACGTATTAGAGAAAATCTCTGTACGTATCGTAAACGAAGTAAAACACGTTAACCGTATCGTGTATGATGTAACGAGTAAGCCACCAGCAACTATTGAGTGGGAATAG
- a CDS encoding NCS2 family permease, translated as MKRYFQFDELGTNYKTEFIAGLTTFLSMAYVLFVNPATLSLGNVKGLPAGTGMDPGAVFVATALAAAIGSLIMGIFAKYPIALAPGMGINAFFAYTAVLTMGIPWQTAIAGTLMSGIIFIILTASGIREKIINAIPSELKFAVAAGIGLFIAFLGFQNAGIIVKNDAVLVGLGDLTKGTTLLAIFGVVTTIIFMIKKVNGAVFYGMILTAILGVATGLIDTPKAVVGAIPSLEPTFGAALTHFGDIFTIQMGIVIITFFFIDFFDTAGTLVAVANQAGLMKNNKLPRAGKALFADAIATVIGAILGTSTTTSYIESSAGVAAGGRSGFTAVVTAGFFLLALFFSPLLSVVTPAVTAPALIIVGILMVSSLGEIDWKKFEIAVPAFFTIISMPLTYSIATGIAIGFIFYPITMVVSGRRKEVHPIMYVMGVLFVLYFIYVRK; from the coding sequence ATGAAACGCTATTTTCAATTTGATGAGCTCGGTACGAATTATAAGACTGAGTTCATAGCAGGGTTAACGACATTTCTATCTATGGCTTACGTACTATTTGTCAATCCTGCTACGCTGTCACTTGGAAATGTTAAAGGGTTACCAGCAGGTACAGGAATGGATCCAGGTGCAGTATTCGTTGCGACAGCATTAGCGGCCGCGATCGGTTCGTTAATTATGGGTATTTTCGCAAAGTATCCAATTGCTTTAGCCCCAGGTATGGGAATTAACGCGTTCTTTGCTTATACAGCAGTTTTAACGATGGGTATTCCGTGGCAAACAGCAATTGCCGGAACGTTAATGTCAGGTATTATCTTTATTATTCTTACAGCTTCAGGTATTCGTGAAAAAATCATTAATGCAATTCCATCGGAGTTAAAGTTTGCAGTAGCAGCAGGTATCGGATTGTTCATTGCCTTTCTTGGATTCCAAAATGCCGGAATTATCGTGAAAAATGATGCTGTTCTTGTTGGGTTGGGGGACTTAACAAAGGGCACAACGTTACTAGCAATCTTTGGGGTTGTTACGACAATCATCTTCATGATTAAGAAAGTTAATGGTGCGGTATTCTACGGTATGATTCTTACGGCAATTTTAGGAGTAGCAACAGGATTAATTGACACTCCTAAAGCAGTAGTGGGGGCGATACCGAGTCTAGAACCAACGTTCGGTGCTGCGTTAACTCATTTCGGAGACATTTTCACTATTCAAATGGGGATTGTAATTATAACGTTCTTCTTTATCGATTTCTTTGATACAGCAGGTACGCTTGTAGCGGTTGCGAATCAAGCAGGATTAATGAAGAACAATAAATTACCACGTGCAGGAAAAGCATTATTCGCAGATGCAATTGCAACTGTAATTGGTGCGATCTTAGGTACATCAACAACAACGTCTTACATTGAATCGTCTGCAGGGGTAGCAGCGGGAGGACGTTCTGGATTTACAGCAGTTGTAACAGCAGGATTCTTCTTACTGGCACTATTCTTCTCGCCATTATTAAGTGTTGTAACACCAGCTGTAACGGCACCAGCTTTAATTATTGTAGGGATTTTAATGGTTTCTTCTTTAGGAGAAATCGACTGGAAGAAGTTCGAGATTGCAGTACCGGCATTCTTTACTATCATTTCAATGCCGCTTACGTATAGTATCGCAACGGGAATTGCGATTGGATTTATCTTCTATCCAATTACAATGGTTGTGAGTGGTCGTCGTAAAGAGGTTCATCCGATTATGTATGTTATGGGAGTTTTATTCGTACTGTATTTCATCTACGTTCGTAAATAA
- a CDS encoding response regulator transcription factor — protein sequence MAGETILVVDDEKEIRKLITIYLKNEGYKVLQAGDGEEGLRMLEENEVHLVVLDIMMPKVDGIHMCMKVREAKEMPIIMLSAKTQDMDKILGLTTGADDYVTKPFNPLELIARIKSQLRRYMKMNGFVIQNEDELEIGEMRINISTHKVIVDGEEVKLTPREFSILELLARNPGMVFSAEQIYEKVWNERSFQSDNTVMVHIRKVREKIEENPRKPRYIKTVWGVGYKIEKDI from the coding sequence ATGGCCGGGGAAACAATACTTGTCGTAGATGATGAAAAAGAAATTAGGAAACTTATTACAATATATTTAAAGAACGAAGGATATAAAGTACTGCAGGCCGGAGATGGAGAAGAAGGGCTACGTATGTTAGAAGAGAATGAAGTACATTTAGTTGTGTTGGATATTATGATGCCGAAAGTAGATGGTATTCATATGTGTATGAAAGTAAGAGAAGCGAAAGAAATGCCAATTATTATGCTTTCTGCGAAAACGCAAGATATGGATAAAATTTTAGGGTTAACAACTGGTGCAGATGATTACGTAACGAAACCGTTTAATCCGTTAGAGTTAATCGCGAGAATTAAATCCCAGTTACGTCGTTATATGAAAATGAATGGTTTCGTTATACAAAATGAGGACGAGTTAGAAATTGGAGAGATGAGAATAAACATTTCGACCCATAAAGTTATTGTAGATGGAGAAGAAGTGAAACTAACTCCGAGGGAATTTTCAATTTTAGAATTACTAGCCCGTAATCCAGGTATGGTCTTTAGCGCGGAGCAAATTTATGAAAAGGTGTGGAACGAACGATCTTTCCAGTCTGATAATACTGTAATGGTGCATATTCGAAAAGTACGTGAAAAGATTGAGGAGAATCCAAGGAAGCCTAGATATATAAAAACAGTATGGGGAGTGGGGTATAAGATTGAAAAAGATATTTAA
- the ampS gene encoding aminopeptidase AmpS: protein MKKIFNPFTYVRKTRELIEKLVKSVRKSIRIQLITTFAACALLGVLSAKAAAPFFENANRQATIDYRAGMEQINYQAQRAANSSVHENKLEAISNMIEMENQNLERGNRALKILVTDESGKVLYKTKQAQEEQIDLHNTIRNAASFAINYTDGRNEFESTRKEFIAFSPITIEGKNLYMFVSGIPEGEVMYDTQEGPFPFLIGVLVFIFSFFYITKRKMKQIEAMAQGVKEIEKGNLAYRIEKKGEDEIASLTENINNMAEELMDNIEKERKLEKQKNELITNVSHDLRTPLTSIMGYLRLLRDSKYENKEQHDEYTRIAFAKSEQLKNLIEDLFEYTKLTNEQVVLEKQEVCINELLEQLIEELVPQAEEHGLTFVKKFPEERAYASVDSEKMVRVFDNLLMNAIKYSKDDGEIKVSLQRQRKDIQIVIANHSEEFTREELGNLFERFYKKDQSRSRVTEGSGLGLAIAKSIVELQGGSIRAEYEDGIIQFIVALPIIEK, encoded by the coding sequence TTGAAAAAGATATTTAATCCGTTTACTTATGTAAGGAAAACAAGAGAACTAATTGAGAAATTAGTAAAGAGCGTACGGAAGAGTATAAGAATTCAATTGATTACTACTTTTGCTGCGTGTGCGTTATTAGGAGTTTTGTCAGCAAAGGCGGCTGCGCCATTTTTTGAGAATGCGAATCGTCAAGCGACTATCGATTATCGAGCTGGTATGGAACAAATTAATTACCAAGCTCAAAGAGCAGCGAATAGTTCGGTTCATGAAAATAAATTAGAAGCTATATCTAATATGATCGAAATGGAGAATCAAAATTTAGAGCGAGGAAATAGAGCTTTAAAAATATTGGTTACTGATGAAAGTGGTAAAGTTTTATATAAAACAAAGCAGGCGCAAGAAGAGCAAATCGATTTGCATAATACGATTCGTAATGCAGCATCATTTGCGATTAATTATACAGATGGTAGAAATGAATTTGAAAGTACAAGAAAAGAGTTTATAGCTTTTTCACCTATTACTATTGAAGGAAAGAATTTGTACATGTTTGTTAGCGGAATTCCAGAGGGAGAGGTAATGTATGACACGCAAGAAGGACCATTTCCGTTTTTAATTGGTGTCCTTGTATTCATTTTCTCTTTTTTCTATATAACAAAGAGAAAGATGAAGCAAATTGAAGCGATGGCACAAGGTGTAAAGGAAATAGAAAAAGGTAACTTAGCGTACCGTATTGAGAAGAAAGGTGAAGATGAGATTGCGTCTTTAACTGAGAATATTAATAATATGGCGGAAGAGCTTATGGATAATATAGAAAAGGAACGTAAATTAGAGAAGCAAAAGAATGAGCTTATTACGAATGTATCTCACGATTTACGTACACCACTTACTTCTATTATGGGTTACTTACGATTACTTCGAGATTCTAAATATGAAAATAAAGAACAACATGATGAGTATACGAGAATTGCTTTTGCAAAGTCGGAGCAGTTAAAAAATTTAATAGAAGATTTATTTGAGTATACGAAGTTAACGAATGAACAAGTTGTATTAGAAAAACAAGAAGTATGTATAAATGAGTTACTGGAACAATTAATAGAAGAATTAGTACCGCAAGCGGAAGAGCATGGACTTACGTTTGTTAAGAAATTTCCTGAGGAACGTGCCTATGCATCGGTTGATTCGGAAAAGATGGTCCGTGTATTTGATAATTTACTAATGAATGCGATTAAGTATAGTAAAGATGATGGAGAGATAAAAGTTTCTCTTCAAAGACAGCGCAAGGATATACAAATTGTTATAGCAAATCATAGTGAAGAGTTTACGAGAGAAGAATTAGGGAACTTGTTTGAACGTTTTTATAAGAAGGATCAATCCCGAAGTAGAGTAACGGAAGGTTCGGGACTTGGGTTAGCTATTGCGAAAAGTATTGTTGAATTGCAGGGGGGGAGTATTCGAGCTGAATATGAGGATGGTATTATCCAATTCATCGTCGCGTTACCTATTATAGAAAAATAA
- a CDS encoding glycoside hydrolase family 99-like domain-containing protein, with protein sequence MKIIAFYLPQFHQIKENDRWWGKGFTEWTNTKNAQPLFSGHYQPREPYQDFYYDLTTPSVRKWQAEIAKAYGIYGFCYYHYWFKGKRLLETPFNEVLKIGEPDFPFCLSWANEPWTRSWDGLDKHILMPQDYGDVSDWKEHFEYLLQAFQDKRYIRIDDKPLFIIYRPGHIPDCEKMLNYWNALARENGLKGIYFTETLNSFPLPDINGFDASIQFEPFYTIAHDSSSDINKTIYESGMQLNAWDYDKVWMYILKRFPPKKKTFPGAFVDWDNTARRKNSNSSIFIGSTPEKFAIYLSKQIHRTYSLYNSEFLFINAWNEWAEGTYLEPDQKYGFSYLEAVKKAIDRGMKAYKKDESF encoded by the coding sequence TTGAAAATAATCGCTTTTTACTTACCACAATTCCATCAAATAAAAGAAAATGATCGCTGGTGGGGTAAAGGTTTTACTGAATGGACGAATACTAAAAATGCACAACCTTTATTTTCAGGACATTATCAACCTAGGGAACCTTATCAAGATTTTTATTATGACTTAACTACCCCATCCGTAAGAAAATGGCAAGCAGAAATCGCGAAAGCATACGGTATATATGGTTTTTGTTATTATCACTACTGGTTTAAAGGTAAGAGGCTATTAGAAACACCTTTTAATGAGGTACTTAAGATAGGGGAACCAGATTTTCCATTTTGCCTTTCTTGGGCAAATGAGCCATGGACAAGATCTTGGGATGGTCTTGATAAACATATATTAATGCCTCAAGATTATGGAGATGTATCAGATTGGAAAGAGCACTTTGAATATTTATTACAAGCGTTCCAAGATAAAAGATATATTCGTATAGATGATAAACCTCTATTCATTATTTATCGCCCGGGACATATTCCTGATTGTGAAAAAATGCTTAATTATTGGAATGCATTAGCACGAGAAAACGGTTTAAAAGGTATATACTTTACAGAAACATTAAACAGTTTTCCACTCCCTGATATAAATGGGTTCGATGCTAGCATTCAGTTTGAACCATTTTATACAATTGCCCATGATAGCTCTTCAGACATAAATAAAACAATATATGAGTCTGGTATGCAATTAAATGCTTGGGACTACGATAAAGTATGGATGTATATATTAAAGCGATTTCCTCCAAAGAAAAAAACATTCCCTGGAGCTTTCGTTGATTGGGATAACACTGCACGACGCAAAAATTCAAATAGCAGTATTTTTATAGGTTCTACTCCTGAAAAGTTCGCAATCTATTTAAGTAAGCAAATTCATCGTACTTACTCTCTTTATAACAGTGAGTTTTTATTTATCAATGCGTGGAACGAATGGGCAGAAGGAACCTACTTAGAACCAGATCAAAAATATGGATTTTCCTATTTAGAAGCGGTTAAAAAGGCAATCGATAGAGGTATGAAAGCATACAAAAAAGACGAGTCATTCTGA
- a CDS encoding class I SAM-dependent methyltransferase, translating into MNNFKLGSDFDNLVSPLSDVELLNLFIQSCSETTINGVPVPMFPPEEIQKQFVGASYEHALYEAYLFYSHIKTYAQNLGVPLNKESKVLDFGCGWGRIIRFLFKDVRDENLLGIDVDPFMITLCNETLGRGIYKTASPQPPVEFIRDNSLDIIFAYSVFSHLSEETAENWIKEFSRILRPGGIFIATTQARYFLDFCQQFKEHPELIQTGWHKTLSQAFPDIHRAISDYEHGNFVHSPTGAGDVRDSSFYGETVIPMTYIKKHYEKYLKLRDFFDDVNRLPQALFVLQKD; encoded by the coding sequence ATGAATAATTTTAAGTTAGGAAGTGATTTTGATAACCTTGTTAGTCCATTATCTGACGTTGAACTTCTAAATCTATTTATACAAAGTTGCTCAGAAACAACAATAAACGGTGTACCCGTACCTATGTTCCCCCCTGAAGAAATCCAAAAACAATTTGTAGGTGCTTCCTATGAACACGCCCTATATGAAGCATATTTGTTTTATAGTCATATAAAAACATACGCTCAAAATTTAGGGGTTCCCTTGAATAAAGAAAGTAAAGTTTTAGACTTTGGTTGCGGTTGGGGACGAATTATACGCTTCTTGTTCAAAGATGTTCGGGATGAAAATCTGCTTGGGATTGATGTAGACCCCTTCATGATTACTCTTTGCAATGAAACATTAGGAAGAGGGATATATAAAACCGCAAGCCCACAACCTCCTGTAGAATTTATTCGTGACAATTCATTAGACATCATATTCGCTTATTCTGTATTCTCACATTTATCCGAAGAAACTGCAGAAAATTGGATAAAAGAATTTTCAAGAATTCTGCGTCCAGGTGGAATCTTCATCGCAACAACACAGGCACGATATTTTCTCGATTTTTGTCAACAATTCAAGGAACACCCTGAATTAATTCAAACAGGATGGCATAAAACTTTATCTCAGGCTTTTCCAGATATACATCGCGCTATCTCGGATTATGAACATGGGAATTTTGTACACAGTCCTACTGGTGCAGGAGATGTTAGAGATAGCAGCTTTTATGGAGAAACTGTTATACCTATGACCTATATTAAAAAGCATTATGAGAAGTATCTAAAACTGCGGGATTTTTTTGATGATGTAAACCGGTTACCACAGGCCCTATTTGTTCTCCAGAAAGATTAA
- a CDS encoding class I SAM-dependent methyltransferase, whose translation MEDNLKHNTGYCVICEKETTFIEHNDWLRDHYLCSTCQSIPRQRALIHVLNTFFPKWNSYNIHESSPGGITTQLLIKNCKNYTYSQYFKNYPLGQYFQGIRCENLEDMTFPSESFDLFITQDVFEHVMTPNKAFKEIERVLKPGGAHVFTVPWYHTLTKTVQRARVNKEVIEHIEEPIYHGNPIDENGSLVTFDWGLDMIEYIYTQANMYTTVYLQKDRSLGLDAEFLHVFISTKKS comes from the coding sequence GTGGAAGACAATTTGAAACACAATACTGGGTATTGCGTTATTTGCGAGAAGGAAACTACATTTATAGAACATAATGATTGGCTTAGAGATCATTACTTATGTTCTACATGCCAATCTATACCAAGGCAGCGAGCTTTAATCCATGTTTTAAATACATTTTTTCCAAAATGGAATTCCTATAATATCCACGAATCCTCTCCTGGAGGAATTACAACTCAGCTACTAATAAAAAACTGTAAAAACTATACATATTCTCAATACTTTAAAAACTATCCTCTCGGCCAATACTTTCAAGGAATTAGATGTGAAAATTTAGAAGACATGACCTTCCCAAGTGAATCTTTTGATTTATTCATTACTCAAGATGTTTTTGAACATGTCATGACGCCAAACAAGGCATTTAAAGAAATAGAACGAGTATTAAAACCTGGTGGTGCTCATGTATTTACTGTCCCTTGGTATCATACACTCACAAAGACTGTGCAAAGAGCAAGAGTGAATAAAGAAGTAATTGAGCATATTGAAGAGCCCATTTATCATGGAAACCCTATCGATGAGAATGGGTCTTTAGTAACATTTGATTGGGGGCTAGATATGATTGAATATATTTACACACAGGCAAATATGTATACTACTGTTTATTTACAAAAGGATAGATCATTAGGGTTAGATGCTGAATTTTTGCATGTTTTTATTAGTACAAAAAAATCGTAA
- a CDS encoding sulfotransferase family 2 domain-containing protein, whose product MKNINQKLLNHVILHKDRIPHFHKDFPLILFWSHRSGCTTLANWFFFQIGLYTEAKKYNDFIHYYEFWVYKNKENYIPELQNVLLKGKKDVCKLVRNPYTRAVSSFLLLADNPYASPQWESIRKCFYNDKYSNEGISFKQFLYYVQALGPNSLVMDIHFSQQYVQGEEAFIQRYIPLEDFNKQIPKIEDEYGLIKSDLAILTNSDHHRTHKMMYEGSYAELSITDEAFPRFPTYKSFYDKETMDLVTEIYAQDFEMYPYKKGIF is encoded by the coding sequence ATGAAAAATATAAATCAAAAACTTTTAAACCACGTAATTCTACATAAAGATCGAATTCCACACTTCCATAAAGACTTTCCCCTTATACTATTTTGGAGTCATAGAAGCGGATGCACCACATTAGCTAATTGGTTCTTTTTTCAAATTGGATTATATACTGAAGCAAAGAAATACAATGACTTTATTCATTACTATGAGTTCTGGGTATACAAAAACAAAGAAAATTACATACCTGAGTTACAAAATGTTCTTCTAAAAGGGAAAAAAGATGTTTGTAAACTCGTACGAAATCCCTATACAAGGGCCGTTAGCTCATTTCTATTACTTGCTGACAATCCATATGCTAGCCCACAATGGGAAAGTATCCGAAAATGTTTTTATAATGACAAATATAGTAATGAAGGAATATCATTTAAACAATTTTTATATTACGTTCAAGCACTTGGTCCCAACTCCCTAGTAATGGATATACATTTTAGTCAGCAATATGTTCAGGGGGAAGAAGCCTTCATCCAACGCTACATACCTTTAGAAGATTTTAATAAGCAAATTCCCAAAATAGAAGACGAATACGGTTTAATTAAGTCCGACCTAGCCATACTTACGAATTCAGATCATCATCGCACTCATAAGATGATGTATGAAGGCAGCTATGCAGAACTTAGCATTACAGATGAAGCCTTCCCCCGATTTCCAACATATAAAAGCTTTTACGATAAAGAAACTATGGATTTAGTTACAGAAATATATGCACAGGACTTTGAAATGTATCCATACAAGAAAGGGATATTTTAA
- a CDS encoding NAD-dependent epimerase/dehydratase family protein, producing the protein MRKNNYLIVGGNSFIGINLTLGLLEQGQNVKVFSRHINNFPRNIINEVEFITGDLENVEDIYKALVNVDIIIYLAATSNVATSIEDIFGDINSSLFFLNFMESVKDFRIKKIVLASSGGTVYGEPEYLPIDEKHPLKPLSPYGITKVSLENYLYFYKRNYGIDYVVCRYSNPYGKYQNPLKKVGAINCFLYQHLSNERINIYGNPQEIIRDYIYIDDLVEITIQLSQLNRLKSCVYNIGSGKGLSLKRIIVELEKITERKVDFICYKPKQENVQKIILNIDKVRQEFNWEPKIDFKSGIRLNKLWIEEFLYSKK; encoded by the coding sequence ATGAGGAAGAATAATTATTTAATAGTAGGTGGAAATAGTTTCATTGGTATTAACCTCACGTTAGGTTTATTAGAACAGGGGCAAAATGTAAAAGTATTTTCCAGGCATATAAATAATTTTCCTCGAAATATTATAAATGAAGTTGAATTTATTACAGGTGATTTAGAAAATGTTGAAGATATATATAAAGCTTTAGTGAATGTGGATATTATTATTTATTTAGCTGCGACGTCTAATGTAGCAACTTCCATCGAAGATATTTTTGGGGATATTAACAGTAGCCTTTTTTTTCTTAATTTCATGGAAAGTGTTAAAGATTTTCGTATTAAAAAAATTGTATTAGCATCTTCAGGGGGTACAGTTTATGGGGAACCTGAATATTTGCCTATTGATGAGAAGCATCCGTTGAAACCACTTTCTCCATATGGAATCACAAAAGTTTCGCTTGAGAATTATTTGTATTTTTATAAGCGAAACTACGGCATCGACTATGTTGTATGTAGATACTCTAATCCATATGGGAAATATCAAAATCCTTTAAAGAAAGTTGGGGCAATAAATTGTTTTTTGTACCAACATCTTAGTAATGAAAGGATTAATATATACGGGAATCCACAAGAGATTATTAGAGATTATATTTATATCGATGATTTAGTTGAAATTACTATACAACTATCACAATTAAATCGATTGAAATCTTGTGTATATAATATAGGAAGTGGCAAAGGTCTTTCTTTAAAACGAATTATAGTGGAATTGGAGAAAATAACAGAAAGAAAAGTAGACTTTATCTGTTATAAACCAAAACAAGAAAATGTTCAAAAAATCATTTTAAATATAGATAAGGTGAGACAAGAATTTAATTGGGAACCTAAAATAGATTTCAAAAGTGGAATTAGATTAAATAAGTTATGGATTGAAGAGTTCTTATATAGTAAAAAATAA
- a CDS encoding class I SAM-dependent methyltransferase gives MKAFIEENKNLISQIANNYNVNANIHPEDHIFQFLVTNPVFPSKKEAIDYYFKDGQKSAQILLDLITSFYPPADNPIKLLEFASGYGCVTRHLLNLQANLSITACDIHEEAITFIENTLNHSSILSHPEPEHLKLETSTYDIVFCLSFFSHMPDTTWFRWLQTLYSAVSPGGLFIFTTHGYQSKKYFGFPNLNEQGYWFLPSSEQFDLDVNQYGQTIVSPSYVCDKIKLLPYNPIIKKYTEGFWWDHQDLWVIKKEIK, from the coding sequence TTGAAAGCATTTATAGAGGAAAATAAAAACTTAATTTCTCAAATCGCAAACAACTACAATGTAAACGCAAATATCCATCCTGAGGATCACATTTTTCAGTTCCTTGTCACTAATCCAGTCTTTCCTTCTAAAAAAGAAGCGATAGATTATTATTTTAAAGATGGACAAAAATCAGCACAAATACTCTTAGACTTAATTACTTCCTTTTATCCTCCTGCAGACAATCCAATTAAATTATTAGAATTTGCATCTGGATATGGCTGCGTAACACGCCATTTATTAAATCTACAAGCAAACTTGAGTATAACTGCTTGTGATATACATGAAGAAGCTATTACTTTTATTGAAAACACATTAAATCATTCTTCTATATTATCTCATCCTGAACCTGAACATTTAAAATTGGAAACTTCTACGTACGATATTGTTTTTTGTCTATCCTTTTTTTCTCATATGCCTGATACAACTTGGTTTCGTTGGCTTCAAACATTGTATAGTGCTGTTTCACCTGGTGGTTTATTCATTTTCACCACCCATGGGTATCAAAGTAAAAAATACTTTGGATTTCCAAATTTAAATGAACAAGGCTATTGGTTCCTTCCTTCTAGTGAACAATTCGATTTAGATGTTAACCAATATGGCCAAACGATAGTTAGCCCCTCTTACGTGTGTGACAAAATTAAGTTATTACCCTATAACCCTATCATTAAAAAATACACTGAAGGGTTTTGGTGGGATCATCAAGATCTTTGGGTAATAAAAAAAGAAATAAAATAA